GACTGCATGGCCTCCCAAAAACAAAATATGCTTAAGCATAAATGGGAAGCTTTGGTGAACAGAGGGGAGGTAGATTTTCACATCCAGTTCCTCAAACAACTGGaggcttttctttttaaataaatcaaaatcccaCCACACACAGCACACGATTTGCATAATGGCATTTCGGCGAGGACAGAAGCAGCTCTAAGAGAGTGGCTCTATCCAATAACTCCTTTATATCAATTCATCTCAACAAACCGATATAATGCAGAAACCTGTCAAGAGAATATCTGGGTCACAGAACTAATTTCACTCCaaaatttaaatgtttgtctTGACAAATCCTGGAAAGCAACACACTGATTTTGGGATGAAATGTACGgtgtatgtgaatgtagtgtCATTTTTTAAAGAACACTTACTCTTCACCCCTTTCCTGTAGGTATGCTGTACGTACTTCAACCCCGAGACGATCTCTTTGTTTACCTGTAAACAGATGTAAATATACAGGACCAGTCACATAATATAACTGATAAACAGGCATCATGTCTGCATGTGTTGTTTACATGTAGTGACAATATACAGTGTGTGAGCATCTATAACACAGCTGATGTGTTCACACAGCTACTGTTCAACACGTGACTGGAGGATACGTGGAGAAATGTGGAAAAGTCAGAGTCCAAGCTTCAAATAAGAGGATATACTCAACAAATGTGGAAGTGAAGTACCTTTCCTGGATTATCCACTAACAGGCACTAATACATGGTAATGAAATCTAAACGATCACTGGATCTCTAGCAGAATTATCATTTACAGGTGGGACACCATCAGTTCCTAGCAGCTACTGCATCTAAATGTTTCCATGTGTGGTCATCTAACCTTGAAGCTGATCTTTATCCTGTACTCCACTCCCTCCTTCAGCACAAACGACTGCTTCTTAAAGGACTCCAGATCACCTGAGagaggaacaaacacaaacacaagttAGGCCAGCTTTCAGAACATACCAGTGAGTGCATCGTTTGAGCTCATTCAACTCATGAGGGCCGGTTCTCCATCTTCATTTAACACTTCTGTCTAGTGTCGCCTATTttaaaaatgggtttcaaagtgcaagtttttgaaaacggCACGGTAATCATTTCCATGTTAACACCCAAAATTGGTATCTTCGAAAATGGTTGACGTCATGCACGTGTTTAGTACGTGTTAGGTATGTAGATgtgtcgattttaaaggcaagcgctaacaaacatacacaacaatggtggATTAGATGgcactgttgttgctgctcaagagtttgctgaacgcttcttcagcaaagtgtggattaactttacttctaaaatatgtaaaatttcCATTGATAAGAATAAAAATGATGTATGGCCAATAAACTCCTAGTCGGGTATGGTAGAGATTTCATGTGTAAATGACAGACTGCAGTTGAATGCTGTTCCCAGCAGATGGCTGCAGGACTCTTATACTGTCCTTCTGCTCTTCATCATCTCTCTGTGTGCCAGCACTGAGCTCTCGCTTTCATGCTGCTGCGCTTCATCTGGGCCATGTGACATTAAGATGACATCGCACCATAGGTTTGGCTTAGTGAAAACGTAAAGAGCATTGACTAATTACAGAATGAATGTATGCAAGAGAAATGACCTCAAACGGTTAAATCACAACATATGCAATGTGATGATAAGAGGggtatttaaatgtatgcatactataatttctttttttgtcaacATTATCAAATTCATGCTAACCTATCATCGTTGAAGTCttactttcaaaaacaatatttaaaatgttcattgCTGAGGTTGAAACATGCAGGAACCAAAGAGGTTTGTCCTGCCATGTCAAAAGTATACACTGATCAATGTTTATAGTTAAATAAAAGCcttaattaaatgcatcctttctaacaccacaaataatataaaattgctttatttgtaaatagaagatgaacaaaagtcttagaGCTAGATTTACTAATGGCTTGCGCGAGCACAAACCAACTTTTGGCATTAAATAGCACTTTCAGGTATTACTAAAGACGCACATTGAAGAATTAACGCTGAAAGGCATggacacagttatttttgcacctgACCTTATTGAAAAGTTTCCCTTTTAGATACAAACGTTATGGGAGGATAGTATTCAAACTAATCATTCAACGCGCTTTAATGACATCAAACATTTCTGGCAGTTGCACCACATTTAATGCTCCTAGAGTTTAGTTGAGTAAATGACAATTAAGGGTAATCTCTACTTACCTTGAAGGTCAAGGGTCAGCGGGGCGGGAGCCGTCTCGCACATAAGAGTTAGCCGTGTCACCTGAACGTTGGTAACGTTGGGATCTGCCAAATTAACAAATATAAGTACACAAGAAATACCACAGACATTTGACATCCGTGTATCCAGAATCGGAAATAAATTCAGGAAAATGTGAAGAATTCCTCCCTTTGGAGACCATGCAAAGGAATTTGGAAGAAAAGAGGATTTGTTTGTTCAATCACCATAAATACATAGTGAATACTAAACCAGAATAgagttaaaataatgttaaaataatgaaTCTTGTTTCAGTTGATAAGACGTTGACAGGTTGACTTCCTGAGGAATGTCTGACAATGGCGACGACTTCCAGAAACACTCTGTTTGTTTGAGACGCTCAACTTCTGGCTTCACTGATGCTGTGAAATTTATTTGTTCAGTCGGCCGATAAAAGATGGAGAGGAAGTATATaggggaaacctgtttgaaaacacatCTTTGCGGACCGCTTGTTCTATAAGCAACTCGGGTCaactttattatttgtttagaGTACGGGCAGCAGTCCCCGTTAATGACGTCCATGTGAACGCAGGTACTGTGGAAGCACCCCACTGACTCTTACTGCAGCACATCCATCATCCGCTGACGTCTCTGTGGGAGCTGCTTCATTCACTCTACATTAAATCATCAGATTGAGGTGCGTGATTAAACGCCCGTCTCTTGACGCCCGTTCAAACAGCTCTGCAGGTGCTGGGATGAACCATAACACATTGGGTTACTGTATTGGCTgactgctgataaaaacaaaaaggagCAGGAACTCGAGATAGGTGACCTCGTTTTCCAGCGCTCTTGTGAGGGAACTGCCAGACGACGCACGAGGACAGCAGCCGGAGGCCCAAGAGTCTACGGCTCTAGCCCAGAACAACAAGATTTACTCAAGTAGGACACATTCCTGGATCAACACTATCTGATGGTCCTGGAACAAAATGCGTATCTGGACAAAGATCACACGCTAATTATTTAGACAAATACTGCAGTCAGGCTAGAAACCAGCAACTACCTCAGTACATCAACAATGCAACACAAGATCCAATTATCTCTAGTTTAAAACCAGCATTGAGTTCTTAGATGTGTGGACTTTGTAATCACgggatttttgtattttttattcagtggctaAAAATGTGATGTGGtgtaatcaaatatatatataaaaaaagaaaagaaatgcacaTTACCAAGTGTTACACTTTTTACATACCAAatatttggagtcagtaagatttcaatgtttttgaagtCTCTTACACTCCCCTAAGGttgttttatttgaacaaaaatacaatataacaattcaaaagaatattaaataatattattgtcttttaagattttttatttcatattttattcagcattgttactctaatcttcagtgtcacaaaatacatttcttattatcgatgttgaaaacagttgtgctgcttcatatttttgtggaaaccattttttatttctttcaggattcagcatttatttgagacaTCTTTTTTTTAGGAACACTATAATTccaaatttgtcaaattttggaaaaataaatcaaaagttaATACTGTGAATATTAaccttttatatataaatgttactttacggtcacttttgactAATTTAATTTGTCAATGGCGAATAAAACctttttatgaataattttcagttttttaagaAGTCTCACCGTGTGTCTTTTTAACCTGAACTAATGATCCTTTGAAaggaaaaggtttttatttatctaACTCTCCGCAGGGTTCCTCTCTCTGATATTTCCTGTTTAAGGAAACTCTCCACTTTCAAGAATAGCCAGACCACCATGACATTTGGACTTTATGcccttaaataaatatattaaaacaattcagaaatgagaaatattcatgtttttttatatttttataaatgagtgaataaagagagagagagacgttctGCAGGAGGAAAAGTTGCATCATATGAAGCTGCCCCTGAGACACAGCTATAAGCCAAGACAGACTTATCAGATGAGCTCAAATCAAAGAGTGCTGAAAGAAGAGCTGGTCCATGGGAGGAATTCTGGGAAAAGGACTGTTTGCAGAGAAACTTTCATCAAACTAGGTCGGagcagagcgtgtgtgtgtgtgtgtgtacagtgaaGCGACACACACCTGCAGTAACGCTGCAGTTGCCCAGCAGTGCCTCCTTGTACTTGCGGAGGCTTTCGTCATCTTTGTCCAGCTCCTGGATTTCTTGCAGGCTCTTCTGAGCCGGCGGCTTGTAGTTGACCGACTCCGTGTCCTCGTTCTCGGCTGCGATAGCGGCTAGCTGCTCTGGTGTGGGCTCCTGCTCGGCCATGATtgacagctggaggaaaacacaaacagacacaggTCAGAGGAGAGGAAACAAACATGACCCTTACCAaacactctcaaatatcattATAGCAGTGGAGACCTGACCCACATTAAGTCATGTGATCAGTTCTACCACAGTGTTcatttttaatcatattaatgcattttaaatgaattcaccacacacacacacacaatgcaatcTCCAGCCATCAGCGGAAAAGGCCTTGAGAAAGAGGCCTAATGTGGGCTTCTGTATTCAGCACTACTGCATTAGTGCTCAAAGCCAATTACTGCAGGAAGTCAAAAACACTGCACACAGCACTGAGTGTGtgttcaggacacacacacacacacacacacacaagggagaGTAAATATTTTAGGATGACTGAACAATTTCAAaccaaaatgaatataaatttcaGATTTGTCCAGGTCAACTTCAAGcagttatattatatttaaaaaaactcagGATACTACAGTTGAAGAGTTACGGATCTGTAGATTTCGCAGTGTTTTAGAAACAAGTCTCTTTTGCCAAGTCTCTTTCACCTTTATGTGTTCAAAGATAcagaaaaatagtaatattgttgaATAGGATTACAAAATGTaaggaaaagctgaatttttccatcaccattactccagtttcaGTCTCActcaatccttcagaaatcaaataTGCTGatattctgctcaagaaacatttctgattatcaatgttgaaactgttttgtggaaaccatgaaacttttttttctttccccagGATTTTTGAGGAACAGAAAATtcatgactgcatttatttgaaatcagtcGTTTGcagtgttataaatgtctttactgtgacttCTCATTCAATCTAATgtgtccttactgaataaaaaccTTAACtactaaattctaaaataaacattttgaacagtagtgttcaTGCTACAGATTTAAGATCTGTAAACTAACAGTTAATGCAAAAACACACAGCAGTGTCAATGCTTCCTTTTCTCAAATAAATGACTGAGCTTTGTAACTCCTGAAAATGACTGCCAGAGCAGTTCATTCACATCAGACTCACTGCTGGATGTTTGAGACTCATCCTCACATCTTTTAAAGTTTCAAGTGAAATAAAGAGGTGAATGCAGAGGAAGTCTGGGAAACACTGGTGCTGCAATGCAGCAGCCCTGGATCAGAAAGTGCTGGTGTTCTCGCTGCGAGCGCACTAAAGAAGAGCGCTTCACCTTGACAGCGGCGTCTGTAGTTTCCTGTTCTGCAGAACTGCAGCACGCTCAGCTTTCACAGAGACACCTCACTGTGGGGACTTTCTTTCCTTACATGGTGTTGGCGTGCTAGACGCACAAAATCACACTCAGAACAGAACTAAGTCAGCTCGCTTTGACATCAAACATGCACCTGCAAAAGACCGACCACAGTTCGTTGCATTTTGAAGCTTTAATAAATCCAGGGTGCAACAAGTTAACTAGCTCTGTAGCAGATTTGCATTGCCCTATGAATTAGCTGGAATTGCGGAATCCAGAAAAGAAGCGATTTTCTGTTGAAAAACAAAATAGCTTAATAAAAGGTTCCATTTCTTTTCATCAAAAATGGCTAAactttgtcacttttttttttttaaacgttgtTTCCTTAGGAGACACTGCTCAATGCTAACCTCACAGGGTCCTTCAAGTCATCAAGAAGAGAAACTCCACTTGGCCGCCAACAGCGTaactatttctgtaataaatcCAAACACTTGTTTCAAACGAAGGAAAGGCCTGCCAGCTGATCTCACAAACAGCTGTAATGAGGaccacatatgaacgaacacacgATACGAGCTGAGAGAGCCAGCGAACAACGAGAGAAAGCACATGTGTACTAGCACAGCCTGAAGGTCGTGTGTATCGAAGACAGATGTTGTTTGTGTAACACTTCAGGAGACTTTTCAGCTTGTCTCAAAGTGGTTTTCTGtgctattctttaaaaatatgacaacaaaaaaaagagCCTAACATTCTAGCAAGTCATCCTGTTATTCTGAAAGCTGTCCTTATAGTTTTGGCTGGACGTTTTTGGCCAGTCACGGTCAGACAGGAACTCAGATATCACTGCATGTCTTTTTCCCTTCTGGGCCTCTGCGCTCCCCTGGCAGCGAGCGAGAGAGGTCGTTCTTCATCAGCGAGCTCTGGCGCACTACTCCAGCGGCTGGGGTTTGAAGCTCAGGATCAGCAGCCTGACAGACACATGATGGCTTGCCATGTTCCTGTTGGCACTAAACCAAGCGTGTCCAATCACTTTACTGCACAGTCCAGATTCCATCTAGATTCAATTCAACTGGAAGTTTCGAGTGATGCTGAAGACACTAGCTTGCGGCCACCTATTTGAATGTGCATTTTGGAATAAtcgcataaaacataaaataaaaaaaacactatggaaatgccaagatgtgcataaattctaaaaaggttcataaataaaatgtatgcacacAACGGAGTAGGATAAACTTTTTATCTGATAAGAAAAACTGCGCATTAACTACACATTTACCGAATAAAATCCTCCATGCGCATTGAAAGTCGTGTGACTTTGCGCTATGGTGATTTATTCGCAAGTTTTTATGCGATAGTCCAGCCTTGTGCATAAGTTAAATTAGATTTGCATCTTTTCatggaaacatagctattgaTTAGCTACTTCAAGTGTGTTCATTAAGGGCTTGAGCTGAACTCTACAGGATTTATGATAGATGCAACCACTGGATTTAATCTAAATAAATCTGTATAATTTCGATGTTTCAAGCAAAAACCGATTGGTCtgactttagttttgtgaaactacATAAAATATATCTGAACGAAACCACAGACCAGCTGGATGAGAGATTCACtcctctgacagcaggtggcgcttttgAACAGCTTATGATACAGCGTTTCCTGggttactgctgtaaacaaagcagagctgcgcTTATGAACACTAATATGCATTGTTCATAggtaagatgaaaagaaaatccacataaacttttctaaagatatTTCCCCTCAGAGATAAACTCCTATTCCAATTATATTGAGATTTGTtcgtcattttaattttttattttatttaaactggcTCACGGTTAATCAATTAATCCCTCATTTTAGTTGTCTTGTAAATGCCCCCACAATCTTTGCTTTGGAATCTTTTTATTAGAATTAATTTGTAAAGATAACGCAAGTTTTAGTACTCCCCCTACAAAATCCAACATCTATAACAAgcagtattttaacatattttcacTAGCATTTTTTCTGTCGAGTTCCATTTGGTCCCAAGATATTTGGATTCAAAATGCATGCGTGATAAGAATATAATAAGAATTTATAGATTTGTTGTTTgtaatttccatttttttatttgagggAGGCAGAACAGAAAAGCAACAGTGTGTACTAAAAAAAGCAGCTCATGCCCCTTCTGGCACTGACAAAAGTTAATTAAGACTGATGGAGTACAACCTGTTTCTGCTGAAGAATCagcaaaacatgaaaacaagGTCCTGCAGCAAGTGCAGTTCAGCGAAACGCACTCATGCCCAGATTACATCACTTCAGCTGCCAGAGTAAACCGGTACAAACACCATTAGCCATTTGGCAGTCGTCTCAATGTTAATACACAAGAGGGAGCACAGGGTAATTCCACACAGCTGAGTGTGATGGACTAGCCAATTAACATGGTTGAAACAATTATTGCCTAAACATGGTTACCAGGTTCATGACCCAGGGAAACAACAACAGGTCGTTGAAAACAAGGCAGAGCGAGCGCTCACAGCCAGTTCACGCACTCAACGGTggaaacggcttgaatttgacATTAGCACCACACACACATCTCCATTCAGTTCAGTCCGGCTGAGCTAAATTCACTTTAATTAGGAATTATCCAGAACTAATATCAGCAGGGAAGCCTGAGCAAGACTAACTTTTTAGTCTGGGTGTTACAAAGCCTGGGATTAGGTTAGTTTCTGAGCAACAGTGAAACCCAAAAAGATTTTGTAGTCAAGATTAGTGCTAATTAATGGAGGGAAGTGTTGGTAAGAGCAGTGGGATTTCAAATGGCGCCAGGTAAAGAGGATTGACCTGACAAACCTAATCAGTATCCTCACGAGACTCGGTTATCCT
The nucleotide sequence above comes from Carassius gibelio isolate Cgi1373 ecotype wild population from Czech Republic chromosome B3, carGib1.2-hapl.c, whole genome shotgun sequence. Encoded proteins:
- the arhgdia gene encoding rho GDP-dissociation inhibitor 1 → MAEQEPTPEQLAAIAAENEDTESVNYKPPAQKSLQEIQELDKDDESLRKYKEALLGNCSVTADPNVTNVQVTRLTLMCETAPAPLTLDLQGDLESFKKQSFVLKEGVEYRIKISFKVNKEIVSGLKYVQHTYRKGVKIDKSDYMVGSYGPRPDEYEFLTPLEEAPKGMLARGTYNIKSKFTDDDKHDHLSWEWNLNIKKDWKD